A section of the Dehalobacter sp. DCM genome encodes:
- a CDS encoding DUF2284 domain-containing protein: MIESEILLQKEKLNLAEYVFAKPENIVFSNEVRNMCEKNTCRMYGTTWACPPAVGTVEWCKVRCNEYENVFIFTTMYHLKDMYDIEEWKNDRIMHKRVSDKVAKIFRSKYPEALVLSAEGCTVCKTCTYPDKPCRFPERMHPATEGYGILVTESAKVCGIKYNNGPETLTYFSMIFY; the protein is encoded by the coding sequence ATGATAGAAAGTGAAATATTATTGCAGAAAGAAAAGCTCAATTTGGCTGAGTACGTATTTGCAAAGCCGGAAAATATCGTTTTTTCCAATGAAGTAAGGAATATGTGTGAAAAAAATACATGCAGAATGTATGGCACTACATGGGCCTGTCCACCAGCCGTCGGGACTGTCGAGTGGTGTAAAGTGCGATGCAATGAGTATGAGAATGTGTTCATATTCACAACAATGTACCATCTGAAGGATATGTATGATATCGAAGAATGGAAAAACGACAGAATAATGCACAAGAGGGTTTCAGATAAAGTCGCGAAAATTTTCCGATCAAAGTATCCTGAGGCTTTGGTACTTTCAGCGGAAGGGTGTACAGTATGCAAGACATGCACCTATCCGGATAAGCCTTGCAGGTTTCCTGAACGCATGCATCCTGCGACAGAGGGCTACGGAATTCTGGTTACGGAGTCAGCCAAAGTTTGCGGTATTAAATATAATAATGGGCCCGAGACGTTAACTTATTTCAGCATGATATTTTATTGA
- a CDS encoding winged helix-turn-helix transcriptional regulator yields the protein MTKEIDRNDRPCKDNCPCMDYCPLGSALRVVGGKWKIPILCALHQDGTTRYNELKRKISGITNTMLASSLKELEENGLIHREQYMEMPVRVEYTLTDICRDLMPILKQLADWGVQVHTSESPQAHTTE from the coding sequence ATGACCAAAGAAATCGATCGAAATGATAGACCTTGTAAAGATAATTGCCCATGTATGGACTATTGTCCATTGGGAAGTGCGCTAAGGGTGGTGGGTGGAAAATGGAAGATACCAATTTTATGTGCTCTTCATCAGGATGGTACGACAAGGTACAATGAACTGAAACGTAAGATTAGTGGTATAACAAATACTATGTTAGCCAGTTCATTAAAGGAGTTGGAAGAAAATGGCCTTATACATCGCGAACAATATATGGAGATGCCGGTGCGAGTCGAATATACATTAACCGACATTTGCCGTGATTTAATGCCGATTCTAAAGCAACTTGCAGATTGGGGAGTTCAGGTTCATACGTCGGAATCGCCACAAGCACATACTACTGAATAA
- a CDS encoding beta-ketoacyl synthase N-terminal-like domain-containing protein, protein MLISNMAADIIAIKTGFKGPSYSPVLICATSNQAIGEGFLTIKHGYTDAVIAVELQLIHLHFLNLPICVQCPQIMNIQNRHVVHLIS, encoded by the coding sequence ATGTTGATTAGCAATATGGCGGCTGATATTATAGCCATTAAAACAGGCTTTAAAGGACCTAGTTATTCTCCGGTATTGATTTGTGCAACATCCAATCAAGCAATTGGAGAAGGGTTTTTAACTATTAAACACGGATATACAGATGCAGTAATAGCGGTGGAGCTGCAATTAATACATTTACATTTTCTGAATTTACCAATATGTGTGCAATGTCCACAAATAATGAACATCCAGAACAGGCATGTCGTCCATTTGATAAGTTGA
- a CDS encoding alpha-hydroxy-acid oxidizing protein, with the protein MRVINSIESSTKIGLFGEFFATPVMVAALSGLDNIRPNGMVEVAKGTAAAGAVMWSGIGNEQDISGVLSPWCLLCSLWSY; encoded by the coding sequence ATGCGGGTAATAAATTCTATAGAATCTTCAACAAAGATAGGGCTTTTTGGAGAATTTTTCGCAACTCCTGTGATGGTAGCCGCTTTGTCGGGACTGGATAATATCCGTCCAAACGGGATGGTTGAGGTCGCAAAAGGAACGGCAGCGGCTGGCGCAGTGATGTGGTCTGGCATCGGCAATGAACAGGACATTTCGGGGGTATTGTCCCCATGGTGCTTGCTCTGTTCCCTGTGGAGTTATTAA
- a CDS encoding beta-ketoacyl synthase N-terminal-like domain-containing protein encodes MSTNNEHPEQACRPFDKLRDGFVMSEGSGILFLEELEHAKSCGAKILEEIVRY; translated from the coding sequence ATGTCCACAAATAATGAACATCCAGAACAGGCATGTCGTCCATTTGATAAGTTGAGGGATGGATTCGTAATGTCAGAAGGTTCGGGAATTTTATTCCTGGAGGAACTGGAACATGCCAAAAGTTGTGGAGCTAAGATACTTGAGGAGATTGTCAGATATTAG
- a CDS encoding pyridoxamine 5'-phosphate oxidase family protein, translating to MVINEDVKKVIEGSAFLSLITVDANGTPHPIIAGKGQVVSDTVVFGIYKMEITQKNLESNKNSWVVGATMDGGPKGYRLVGTAEAKDKQLIFTPTGVDTLI from the coding sequence ATGGTTATCAATGAAGATGTAAAAAAAGTTATTGAAGGATCGGCATTTCTCTCGCTTATTACGGTAGATGCAAACGGAACCCCTCATCCTATTATTGCAGGTAAAGGCCAAGTAGTAAGTGACACGGTGGTCTTCGGTATTTATAAGATGGAGATCACACAAAAGAATTTAGAATCAAATAAAAATTCATGGGTCGTAGGGGCAACCATGGATGGGGGGCCAAAAGGTTATCGGCTCGTAGGTACAGCGGAGGCAAAAGATAAGCAACTTATTTTCACTCCGACTGGAGTAGATACGCTTATATAA
- a CDS encoding DUF1638 domain-containing protein, with translation MIVHILSCGIFQLEIEKILPEVKQELLNHNIEIDFVPPALHVDNKKLKTGIVNGLEPLKNQKAVLLYGSMCHPELLQIARDSGVTYPKAHNCIELLFDPERKKEIDSAYNVFYMTSGWLKYWHEIFQQGQGWDPVDARINFGSYDKILVLDSGVSNISDEEILEFFDYTQVPIDIESISLDYFKNVIIEMCQNIIKD, from the coding sequence ATGATTGTGCATATATTATCCTGTGGTATTTTTCAGCTGGAAATTGAAAAAATTCTGCCGGAAGTCAAGCAGGAATTACTTAACCACAATATAGAGATTGATTTTGTGCCCCCTGCATTGCATGTTGACAATAAAAAATTGAAAACCGGAATTGTTAACGGTCTGGAACCTCTTAAAAATCAAAAAGCAGTACTGCTTTATGGAAGCATGTGCCATCCAGAATTACTTCAAATAGCCCGGGATTCCGGAGTCACCTATCCAAAAGCGCATAACTGTATCGAGTTGTTATTCGATCCAGAAAGAAAAAAAGAGATAGATAGCGCCTACAATGTTTTTTATATGACCAGCGGCTGGTTAAAATACTGGCATGAAATATTTCAGCAAGGACAGGGATGGGACCCAGTTGATGCCAGGATAAATTTCGGTTCGTATGACAAGATTCTTGTGCTTGACAGTGGGGTATCCAATATTTCTGACGAAGAAATATTGGAGTTTTTTGATTATACTCAAGTGCCCATTGATATTGAATCGATTTCTTTGGATTATTTTAAGAATGTCATAATTGAGATGTGTCAAAATATTATTAAAGATTGA